The following DNA comes from Natronospira bacteriovora.
GCGTCGGTGACCGCTACGTCCTGGAGTTGCTGGACAGGAGCGGCGGCCTGATTGGCGGGGAATCCTCGGGCCACATTATCTGCCTGGATCGCAGCACCACGGGTGACGGCATCGTGGCCGCGTTACAGGTCTTGACCGAGATGGTCTTGTCGGAAACCTCCCTGGCCGGGCTGTGTCGTTCGCTCAGCAAGTTTCCCCAGCGTCTGGTCAATGTCCGGGTGCAGGAGAAGAAGACGGCGCTGGAGAGTGCCGTACTCAGGAAAGCCATCAAGGCAGCCGAGGCCGAGCTGGGTGCCGACGGCCGGGTGCTGATTCGTGCTTCGGGGACTGAATCCCTGATTCGCGTGATGGTGGAGGGGCGTGATGAAAGTCTGGTCCGGCGGACGGTCCAGGCCCTGGCCCAGGCTGTGGAAGAGGGGGCTGGTGAGCGCTCCGAGTCTGCCTGAGGTCTGCTTTCGTGCTGGTGGCCGCCGGAAATTGGCCGTGAATTCAGGCCGGCAAATTGATTTGTTGGCCCACACCGGGTAAAGTCTCGCGCCGTCAGCAGCGGCCTGTGCACATCTCTTGGCCGCTTTTCTGTTTCACCTGTTCATGCAGCGTGACGGCCCCGCCGGCCGTCGCCCAGCGGAGGCACCATGCGTCAGCCTTTTGTTGCCGGCAACTGGAAGATGAACGGCAGTCGTGAGTCGGCCGGCCGTTTGCTGGAAGACCTGGTTCGCAACCTCAGTCCGGGTAACCGGGAGGTGGCCGTCTGCCCGCCGTTCGTCTACCTCGCCGATGCCATGCGCGTGCTCAAGGGGTCGGAAATCGCCCTGGGCGCCCAGAACGTTTCCGAGGAAGAATCCGGTGCTTTTACCGGCGAAGTGTCTGCCACCATGCTGCAGGATTTCGACTGCGCTTACGTCATCGTCGGGCATTCGGAGCGTCGCGCCCTTTACGGCGAAACGGACGAAGTGGTGGCGCGCAAGTTCATGGCCGCCGTCCGCACCGGTCTGCGGCCCATTCTGTGTGTGGGCGAGACCCTGGAGCAGCGGGAAGAGGGTATCACCGACAAGATCATCGGTGAGCAGCTCGACGCCATTCTGGGTGTGGCTGGCGTGCATGCCTTCAAGGAAGCCGTGGTTGCCTATGAGCCGGTCTGGGCCATTGGTACGGGCCAGACGGCTTCCCCGGATCAGGCCCAGGCTGTCCACGCCATGATTCGCAGTCGTGTGGCGGCCGCGGATGATACAATTGCGGCGGGTCTGCGCATCGTCTATGGCGGCAGTGTCAAGGCCACCAATGCCAGTGAACTGTTCGCCATGGAAGATATTGATGGCGGTCTCATTGGCGGGGCGTCGCTGGACGCCGAAAGTTTTCTAAGTATCTGTCAGTCGGCCGAATCGGCCGGTCACCAATAAGCTGGAATCCGAACATGCTTATCAGCATCTTGCTAGTGCTTCACGTTATCGTCGCGGTGGTCATCATCGTCTCCGTTCTGCTTCAGCAGGGGCAGGGCGCCAATGCCGGTGCCGCCTTCGGCAGTGGTTCCGCCGGTACCGTCTTCGGTGCCCGGGGGGCAGCCAGTTTCCTCAGTCGTCTGACCGCGGTTCTGGCGACGGTCTTCATGCTCAACAGTGCCGCCCTGGCCTGGATCGCAGCACGGGATATTGCTGAACCCGGTTCCCTGCTGGAGCGTGTCCAGACCACGCCGACCATGGAAGAAACCCTCATCCCGGAAGAGGACGAGGACCAGGACGAGCGGGACGAGGATGAACTCGACCTTCCGCCGCCGGATACCCACTGAATAAGCGTTCCTGTGGCGTCTTTCGGGGTGCCGTTAGGGGCTCAGTCGTGGTAATATGCCGGCCTCCGTTGGGCAGCCAGCGGAACCAGCAGTAACAGCTTTGCCGAAGTGGTGGAATTGGTAGACACGCTGTCTTGAGGGGGCAGTGGCCTTACGGCCGTGCCGGTTCGAGTCCGGCCTTCGGCACCATACTCCAGGAAGCCGCCCGATCTTCGGGCGGTTTCTGCAAGGGCCAAGGGAAGATTGCTTCGGGCATGCCCGGGAATCGA
Coding sequences within:
- the secG gene encoding preprotein translocase subunit SecG; the protein is MLISILLVLHVIVAVVIIVSVLLQQGQGANAGAAFGSGSAGTVFGARGAASFLSRLTAVLATVFMLNSAALAWIAARDIAEPGSLLERVQTTPTMEETLIPEEDEDQDERDEDELDLPPPDTH
- the tpiA gene encoding triose-phosphate isomerase, whose amino-acid sequence is MRQPFVAGNWKMNGSRESAGRLLEDLVRNLSPGNREVAVCPPFVYLADAMRVLKGSEIALGAQNVSEEESGAFTGEVSATMLQDFDCAYVIVGHSERRALYGETDEVVARKFMAAVRTGLRPILCVGETLEQREEGITDKIIGEQLDAILGVAGVHAFKEAVVAYEPVWAIGTGQTASPDQAQAVHAMIRSRVAAADDTIAAGLRIVYGGSVKATNASELFAMEDIDGGLIGGASLDAESFLSICQSAESAGHQ